The Arachis hypogaea cultivar Tifrunner chromosome 16, arahy.Tifrunner.gnm2.J5K5, whole genome shotgun sequence genome contains a region encoding:
- the LOC112697789 gene encoding probable carbohydrate esterase At4g34215, producing the protein MDNSTPMLSCLLFLFLQCGFSSSNMDIFILAGQSNMAGRGGVKNGRFWDGNVPPGCRSNPSILRLSASLQWEEAHEPLHLDIDLGKTCGVGPGLAFANEILRIKGESVNVVMGLVPCAKGGTKIGEWSKGTSLYNELVRRAIESVKGNSGRTIRALLWYQGESDTVREEDAEGYSHNMEKFIMDLRSDLHLPNLLVIQVALASGEGKYIEKVRKGQLGLKLPNVKCVDAKGLPLKTDQLHLTTVSQVHLGMRLAHAYIASTTHHHHHHQFINHSLTSYVAS; encoded by the exons ATGGACAACTCCACGCCTATGTTATCATGTTTGTTATTCTTGTTTTTGCAATGtggcttctcttcttcaaacaTGGACATCTTCATCCTTGCCGGACAAAGCAACATGGCTGGTCGTGGCGGCGTCAAAAACGGGAGGTTTTGGGACGGTAACGTCCCACCAGGGTGCCGGTCCAACCCTTCTATCTTGCGACTAAGTGCGAGTCTACAATGGGAAGAGGCCCATGAGCCTCTCCATTTAGACATCGACCTTGGCAAGACTTGTGGGGTTGGACCGGGTTTGGCATTCGCAAACGAAATTCTCAGGATCAAAG GTGAGAGTGTTAATGTGGTGATGGGTTTGGTGCCTTGTGCAAAGGGAGGGACTAAGATTGGGGAATGGAGTAAAGGAACAAGTTTGTACAATGAATTGGTGAGAAGGGCAATTGAGTCAGTGAAGGGTAATAGTGGAAGAACAATTAGAGCACTTTTGTGGTATCAAGGTGAGAGTGACACTGTTAGAGAAGAGGATGCTGAAGGTTATAGCCATAACATGGAGAAATTTATTATGGACCTTCGTTCTGATCTTCATCTTCCAAATCTTCTTGTTATCCAG GTAGCACTTGCATCAGGGGAAGGAAAATACATTGAGAAAGTGAGAAAGGGTCAATTAGGGTTGAAGCTTCCAAATGTGAAGTGTGTTGATGCAAAGGGTTTGCCCCTCAAAACAGATCAACTTCACCTTACTACAGTCTCTCAAGTTCACTTAGGAATGCGTTTGGCTCATGCCTATATTGCTTCCAccactcatcatcatcatcatcatcaatttatTAATCACTCACTCACAAGTTATGTAGCTAGTTAA